A genomic window from Tolypothrix sp. PCC 7910 includes:
- a CDS encoding 2OG-Fe dioxygenase family protein — MQKVWGATELEYAFLFTVRKVNSINLEGFKPFFNDMPIDPYIKGNYRSRRLSRFTITEDKLIKLPHGHLFQSKSYNPLVGDIKREFAELDDALIELDIFKNLVLAFTDSCKLHPEAEIGVHQIRTTCSPDNLGNPAPEGIHQDGTDFIGIFSVARDNILGGETHLYTAKKEKPIFNKILYPGELLLVNDHEFFHFTTPIKPEMPAPGTRDVFVLTSPSLLIE; from the coding sequence ATGCAAAAAGTCTGGGGAGCCACGGAATTAGAATATGCTTTTCTGTTTACCGTCAGAAAAGTAAATTCTATTAATTTAGAAGGATTTAAACCATTTTTTAACGATATGCCTATTGATCCTTATATCAAAGGCAACTATCGTTCTAGAAGATTATCTAGGTTCACGATTACTGAGGATAAATTAATTAAATTACCTCATGGTCATCTGTTCCAAAGCAAAAGCTATAATCCATTAGTAGGAGACATTAAAAGAGAGTTTGCAGAATTAGATGATGCACTCATAGAACTTGATATATTTAAAAATCTTGTTTTAGCATTTACTGATTCTTGTAAACTTCATCCAGAGGCAGAAATAGGAGTACACCAGATTAGAACTACCTGTTCACCAGACAATTTGGGTAATCCAGCGCCGGAAGGAATTCATCAGGATGGAACTGATTTTATCGGTATCTTCTCTGTGGCTAGAGACAATATTCTCGGAGGAGAAACACATTTATATACTGCCAAGAAAGAAAAACCTATTTTTAACAAAATTTTGTACCCTGGAGAACTTTTATTAGTCAACGATCATGAGTTTTTCCACTTTACTACTCCAATTAAACCAGAGATGCCAGCCCCAGGCACAAGAGATGTGTTTGTACTGACTTCTCCAAGTTTGCTGATTGAGTAG
- the sfsA gene encoding DNA/RNA nuclease SfsA yields the protein MIDWLYNYPLLYPGILLKRYKRFFADVQLASGEVVTAHCPNTGPMTGVSTIGSLVQLSLSDNPNRKLAYTLELIQVHDNEPTWVGVNTALPNRVIKLALAKRLFPELGDYNHIKGEVVYGQDKKSRVDFLLTGSEQERPIYLEVKNTTFSEGRLALFPDTETTRGQKHLRELMALLPVTRAVMLYFINRSDCTEFAPGDMTDPIYGKLLRDAIALGLEVLPCRFDVCPEGIRYLGLAKLKI from the coding sequence ATGATTGATTGGCTTTATAACTACCCACTTCTTTATCCAGGTATTTTACTCAAGCGCTACAAGCGCTTTTTTGCTGATGTTCAACTTGCTTCTGGGGAGGTGGTAACAGCACATTGTCCCAATACAGGGCCAATGACTGGAGTATCAACTATTGGGAGTTTGGTACAACTGTCACTCAGTGATAATCCTAACCGCAAGCTAGCTTACACTCTCGAATTAATTCAGGTGCATGATAATGAACCGACTTGGGTAGGTGTGAATACTGCGTTACCAAATCGGGTAATTAAGTTAGCTTTAGCAAAACGTCTGTTTCCAGAGTTAGGTGACTATAATCACATCAAAGGTGAGGTGGTTTATGGTCAAGATAAAAAAAGCCGCGTGGATTTTTTATTGACAGGAAGCGAGCAAGAACGCCCAATTTATTTAGAGGTGAAAAATACCACTTTCTCTGAAGGGAGGTTAGCTCTATTTCCTGACACAGAAACCACAAGGGGACAAAAGCACTTACGAGAACTGATGGCGCTATTACCTGTAACTCGTGCGGTAATGCTGTACTTTATTAATCGCAGTGATTGTACAGAGTTTGCTCCAGGCGATATGACAGATCCTATATATGGTAAGTTGTTGCGGGATGCGATCGCACTTGGTTTGGAAGTTTTACCCTGCCGTTTTGATGTCTGTCCAGAAGGTATCCGTTATTTAGGTTTAGCAAAACTGAAAATTTAG
- a CDS encoding carbohydrate kinase yields MSNPRVLCLGEVLFDCLADQLGLKLEEVKSWTPYPGGAPANVACALVKLGTPTGFIGSVGEDEPGNTLVTLLKDVGVDTTGVQRHPTAPTRQVYVVRDLAGDRSFAGFGKYDTTEFADTRLQAEQLPRSLFQEADFLVLGTLELAYPESEKAIHRALELAVYYDLKIVLDVNWRPVFWHDENIARQKIAELFKRVDFLKLSKEEAEWLFGTHDAGAITYRLDSVEGVLITDGENGCAYCLAENEGRLPSFSIPVVDTTGAGDSFLAGFIHQLLQHGIQGMGNAETAKRIVTYASAVGALTTIKPGAIASQPTAAEVEAFLASHQV; encoded by the coding sequence ATGAGTAATCCCCGTGTTTTGTGCCTCGGTGAAGTTTTGTTTGATTGTTTAGCCGATCAATTGGGGCTAAAGCTAGAAGAAGTTAAGTCGTGGACTCCTTACCCAGGAGGGGCACCAGCTAACGTAGCCTGTGCTTTAGTAAAGCTGGGGACACCAACTGGTTTTATCGGATCTGTTGGTGAAGATGAACCGGGAAATACACTGGTAACACTCTTGAAAGATGTAGGTGTCGATACAACAGGAGTACAACGCCATCCCACAGCACCCACTAGGCAAGTATATGTAGTCAGGGATTTAGCAGGCGATCGCTCTTTTGCGGGATTCGGTAAATATGATACCACTGAATTTGCTGATACTCGTCTGCAAGCAGAACAATTGCCTCGTTCTTTATTTCAAGAAGCAGATTTTCTGGTTTTAGGTACTTTGGAATTAGCCTATCCCGAAAGTGAAAAAGCAATTCACCGCGCCCTAGAATTGGCAGTATATTACGACCTGAAAATTGTGCTGGATGTGAATTGGCGACCTGTATTTTGGCACGATGAGAATATTGCTCGCCAAAAAATAGCGGAATTATTTAAGCGAGTTGACTTTCTCAAACTTTCTAAAGAAGAAGCAGAATGGTTATTTGGTACACATGATGCTGGCGCAATCACTTATCGCCTAGATTCAGTTGAAGGAGTACTAATAACAGATGGGGAAAATGGTTGTGCCTATTGTTTGGCAGAGAACGAAGGCCGATTACCATCATTTTCTATACCTGTAGTAGATACCACAGGTGCAGGGGATAGCTTTTTGGCAGGATTTATTCACCAACTACTTCAGCACGGTATCCAAGGTATGGGAAATGCAGAAACAGCAAAACGGATTGTTACCTATGCTAGCGCTGTAGGGGCATTAACCACTATTAAACCAGGAGCGATCGCTTCCCAACCAACTGCAGCTGAAGTCGAAGCTTTTCTTGCGTCTCATCAAGTTTAA
- a CDS encoding helix-turn-helix transcriptional regulator: MAAGESQTPVSLSDRELQIIDLVAAGLTNQEIAGKLEISKRTVDNHISNILTKTQTENRVALVRWALQWGKVCLNDVNCCSLPNHND; this comes from the coding sequence ATGGCTGCTGGCGAGTCTCAGACCCCTGTTAGTCTGTCAGACAGAGAACTGCAAATTATCGACTTAGTGGCCGCTGGCTTAACTAACCAAGAGATTGCAGGGAAACTGGAAATTAGCAAACGCACAGTTGATAACCATATCAGCAATATTCTCACTAAAACCCAGACAGAAAATCGAGTAGCTCTTGTACGCTGGGCACTACAGTGGGGAAAAGTTTGTTTGAATGATGTCAATTGCTGTTCTCTGCCTAACCATAACGATTAG
- a CDS encoding DUF6391 domain-containing protein, with product MNTSTSVQSGSSPFDFFNFDLTLPLTGKAPQVTENTCVGKDSASTSTNFHKSTQDAELLRQLSFIPGLKEILMLRQVHALEHATVWVLSESKSVCTRGTEASTVQVDNELLGGLSTEQGFYLYGEVNISDLRRAVTLALHRLTNGEWDLAVHPRCGTNLSVAMLLTAGLAVGVNLLLPFRPIEQLIGLGLAATTAAELSPDLGFMAQRYLTTAIPFNLKIENIIRKRDVWGREAHFIKVTWQE from the coding sequence ATGAATACTTCTACTTCTGTTCAAAGTGGCTCCTCTCCCTTTGACTTTTTCAACTTTGATTTGACTCTACCTTTGACCGGCAAAGCTCCACAGGTTACAGAAAACACTTGTGTAGGAAAAGATTCCGCATCTACCTCTACCAACTTTCATAAATCTACACAAGATGCTGAACTACTCAGGCAGCTATCATTTATACCTGGATTGAAAGAAATTTTGATGCTGCGACAAGTTCATGCCTTAGAACACGCTACTGTTTGGGTGTTGAGTGAATCAAAAAGTGTATGTACTCGTGGTACAGAAGCTAGCACTGTGCAAGTTGATAACGAATTGTTAGGTGGTTTGTCTACAGAACAAGGATTTTACCTGTATGGCGAAGTAAATATTAGTGATTTACGCCGCGCAGTTACCCTGGCTTTACATCGCCTTACTAACGGCGAATGGGATTTAGCTGTACACCCCCGCTGCGGGACAAATTTATCTGTAGCCATGCTCTTAACTGCTGGATTGGCTGTAGGTGTAAATCTTCTGCTACCGTTTCGACCAATTGAGCAACTCATAGGTTTGGGGCTAGCAGCTACAACAGCAGCCGAACTCTCACCAGATTTAGGTTTTATGGCACAGCGCTATTTAACAACTGCGATTCCCTTTAACCTCAAAATTGAAAATATTATTCGTAAACGCGATGTTTGGGGA